A single Streptomyces sannanensis DNA region contains:
- a CDS encoding glycosyltransferase, which translates to MPAQKEIPALIHQTWKDADPPPKWQKWADSWRLHNPDWGYRLWTDADNRAFLQEHYPWFLPVYDGYPEAIMRADAIRYFLLDHFGGLYADLDFECLSPVSEILDGHELVLGCEPEAHTRLLLARRRGFGRIIGNAFIASRPGHPFWAHVHRRLVGAHKLPSTLDATGPFFLTRAIDSAPEPGSITVLGPEVLYPEVSPYATELFGPQDADYDRAYAVHHWSGSWTCDTDGAPRISAGKRFPFWASQELHQLADGMLSLDAQRRRWASGAPAPTVSCLMVTKDRSATARRAITCFRNQTYPNLELVVVEDGTSDALEQHIRDLGDSRIRHHRLPPEGRTLGELRNETVERATGPYVCQWDDDDLYDPERVETQMAAILALGAEACFLVRERLWWPARHKLAISCARVWEGSMVCAKDRLPRYPAQRRGEDTPVAEEVVRTCRVVQVDAPELYTYVCHGNNTFNESHFAEHFDVATEIWAEPGAYTEQLLAMATRLPIEPADIAHAETGPAAARASERRQREAVEPAPAPASERPLLLVLTPVKDAATFLPGYLDRLRALDYPREAISLGLLEGDSRDTTPELLQQVLPGLEAEYRRVTLVRRDFGLQLAGPRWEPGIQRRRRSVLAKVRNHLLSRALTDEEWVLWLDVDVTGYPTDLVQRLLGARKDIVVPHCATAPGGPTYDLNTFVLHPRAGTLNWSQWLRDGILQPPRGFGRTYLDELRGQGLLRVDSVGGTALLVRADLHREGLTFPPFPYQHLIETEGLAAMARDMGTACWALPDLEVLHPHHAQEVAHSEAVSLS; encoded by the coding sequence ATGCCTGCACAGAAGGAAATTCCTGCCCTGATCCACCAGACATGGAAAGACGCGGATCCACCCCCGAAATGGCAGAAGTGGGCTGATTCCTGGCGGCTCCACAACCCCGACTGGGGGTACCGGTTGTGGACCGACGCGGACAATCGCGCATTCCTCCAGGAGCACTATCCGTGGTTCCTTCCGGTCTACGACGGCTATCCCGAAGCGATCATGCGGGCCGACGCAATTCGCTATTTCCTGCTCGATCATTTCGGCGGGCTCTACGCGGATCTGGACTTCGAGTGCCTGAGCCCGGTGTCCGAAATCCTCGATGGGCACGAACTCGTCCTCGGCTGCGAGCCCGAGGCGCACACCAGGCTGCTGCTGGCCCGTCGGCGCGGGTTCGGCCGCATCATCGGCAACGCGTTCATCGCGTCGCGGCCGGGCCACCCCTTCTGGGCCCATGTGCACCGCCGGCTGGTCGGCGCCCACAAGCTGCCGAGCACTCTGGACGCGACAGGTCCGTTCTTCCTCACCAGAGCGATCGACAGCGCCCCGGAGCCCGGCTCGATCACGGTTCTCGGCCCGGAAGTCCTGTACCCCGAGGTGAGCCCGTACGCGACCGAGCTGTTCGGCCCGCAGGATGCCGACTACGACCGTGCGTACGCCGTGCACCACTGGTCGGGCAGTTGGACGTGCGACACCGACGGGGCGCCGCGGATCTCGGCCGGCAAGCGGTTCCCGTTCTGGGCGAGCCAGGAGCTGCACCAGCTCGCCGACGGCATGCTCAGCCTCGATGCGCAGCGCCGCCGCTGGGCCTCGGGCGCGCCCGCGCCGACGGTGTCATGCCTGATGGTGACCAAGGACCGCTCGGCGACGGCGCGACGCGCGATCACGTGCTTCCGCAACCAGACCTACCCGAATCTGGAACTGGTCGTGGTGGAGGACGGCACGAGTGACGCCCTCGAGCAGCACATCCGCGACCTGGGCGACTCCCGGATCCGCCATCACCGGCTCCCCCCGGAGGGGCGGACATTGGGCGAACTGCGCAATGAGACGGTGGAGCGGGCCACCGGGCCCTACGTATGCCAGTGGGACGACGACGACCTGTACGACCCGGAGCGGGTCGAGACGCAGATGGCGGCGATTCTCGCGCTCGGCGCCGAGGCGTGCTTCCTCGTCCGCGAGCGGCTGTGGTGGCCCGCCCGGCACAAGCTCGCGATCTCCTGTGCGCGGGTCTGGGAGGGGTCGATGGTGTGCGCGAAGGACCGACTCCCGCGCTACCCGGCCCAACGCCGGGGCGAGGACACCCCGGTGGCGGAAGAGGTGGTCCGGACCTGTCGGGTCGTACAGGTGGACGCGCCCGAGCTGTACACGTACGTATGCCATGGGAACAACACGTTCAACGAGTCCCATTTCGCCGAGCACTTCGATGTGGCGACCGAGATCTGGGCCGAACCGGGCGCCTACACCGAGCAGTTGCTGGCCATGGCGACCCGGCTGCCGATCGAGCCGGCGGACATCGCCCACGCCGAGACCGGTCCCGCCGCCGCCCGGGCCTCCGAGCGGAGACAGCGGGAAGCCGTCGAGCCCGCTCCGGCACCGGCGAGCGAGCGACCTCTCCTGCTGGTGCTCACACCCGTCAAGGACGCGGCCACGTTCCTGCCCGGCTATCTGGACCGGCTTCGCGCCTTGGACTACCCGCGCGAGGCGATCTCGCTGGGCCTGCTGGAGGGCGACAGCCGGGACACGACGCCGGAGCTGCTCCAGCAGGTCCTGCCCGGCCTCGAGGCGGAGTACCGGCGGGTCACCCTCGTGCGCCGCGACTTCGGCCTCCAGTTGGCCGGACCCCGTTGGGAGCCCGGCATCCAGCGCCGGCGACGGTCGGTGCTGGCCAAGGTACGCAACCATCTGCTCTCCCGTGCCCTCACGGACGAGGAGTGGGTGTTGTGGCTCGACGTCGATGTCACCGGTTACCCGACCGACCTCGTCCAGCGCCTGCTCGGCGCGCGCAAGGACATCGTCGTGCCGCACTGTGCCACCGCGCCCGGTGGGCCCACGTACGACCTCAACACCTTCGTCCTTCACCCCAGGGCCGGCACGCTCAACTGGTCCCAGTGGCTTCGCGACGGCATCCTTCAGCCCCCCAGAGGATTCGGCCGTACCTACCTCGACGAGTTGCGCGGGCAGGGACTCCTCCGCGTCGACTCGGTCGGCGGTACCGCGTTGCTGGTACGCGCCGACCTGCACCGCGAGGGCCTGACCTTCCCGCCCTTCCCCTACCAGCACCTCATCGAGACCGAGGGGCTGGCCGCGATGGCCCGGGACATGGGCACCGCATGCTGGGCGCTGCCCGACCTGGAAGTGCTGCATCCGCACCATGCCCAGGAGGTGGCTCACAGCGAGGCCGTGTCGCTTTCCTGA
- a CDS encoding ABC transporter substrate-binding protein gives MPAPRLRTAVVAVCLTLAAIPLGACGETPPSTPRAPSVATSAADAGGMTALTAAAKKEGRLNAIAIPPDEANYGALIDGFEKKYGIKVVVENPWGNSQEEINAIKEHRGNGRAPDVVDLGGSFAQSAARQHLLAPYRVAAFAEIPENQKDPRARWYNDYGGYISIGCDAHRVKTCPATFADLRKPEYKGQVALDGNPPRSGSAFAGVYAAALANGGSFDDIQPGVDFFAELSRSGNFIPVESTTATIAKGRTPISISWDFLNLGYTDEFRAKGVDVDWRTAIPFDGSFAQYYAQAINKHAPHPAAARLWEEYLFSPEGQNLRLGAYARPVLMNAMEKNGTLDKKAAEKLPTVEGTPTFPTEAQRAKAMKTVDRGWTEVFPG, from the coding sequence GTGCCTGCACCTCGTCTCCGTACAGCCGTCGTCGCCGTCTGTCTGACCCTCGCAGCGATACCCCTCGGCGCCTGTGGAGAGACTCCCCCCAGCACACCCAGAGCGCCCTCGGTGGCCACCTCCGCCGCGGACGCGGGCGGCATGACCGCGCTGACCGCGGCGGCGAAGAAGGAGGGCAGGCTCAACGCGATCGCGATCCCGCCCGACGAGGCCAACTACGGCGCACTGATCGACGGCTTCGAGAAGAAGTACGGGATCAAGGTCGTGGTGGAGAACCCGTGGGGCAACAGCCAGGAAGAGATCAACGCCATCAAGGAGCACAGGGGCAACGGCCGCGCCCCCGACGTGGTCGACCTGGGTGGATCGTTCGCGCAGTCCGCGGCCCGGCAGCATCTGCTCGCTCCGTACAGGGTCGCCGCATTCGCCGAGATCCCCGAGAATCAGAAGGACCCGCGGGCCCGCTGGTACAACGACTACGGAGGCTACATCTCGATCGGCTGCGACGCCCACCGTGTCAAGACCTGCCCCGCGACCTTCGCCGATCTGCGCAAGCCCGAGTACAAGGGCCAGGTCGCGCTCGACGGCAACCCCCCCAGGTCCGGCTCCGCCTTCGCCGGAGTGTACGCGGCGGCCTTGGCGAACGGCGGTTCCTTCGACGACATCCAGCCCGGTGTCGACTTCTTCGCCGAGCTCAGCAGGAGCGGCAACTTCATCCCGGTCGAATCCACCACGGCCACGATCGCGAAGGGCCGGACGCCGATCAGCATCTCCTGGGACTTCCTCAACCTCGGATACACCGACGAGTTCCGCGCGAAGGGCGTGGACGTGGACTGGCGGACCGCCATACCCTTCGACGGCAGCTTTGCCCAGTACTACGCGCAGGCGATCAACAAGCACGCCCCGCACCCGGCGGCGGCACGTCTGTGGGAGGAGTACCTCTTCAGCCCCGAGGGCCAGAACCTCCGGCTCGGAGCCTATGCCCGCCCCGTCCTGATGAACGCCATGGAGAAAAACGGCACCCTCGACAAGAAAGCCGCGGAGAAACTGCCGACGGTCGAAGGCACGCCGACGTTCCCGACCGAGGCACAGCGGGCGAAGGCGATGAAGACCGTCGACCGCGGCTGGACCGAGGTCTTCCCGGGCTGA